TCTATATTTTTTATTGGTAAATCAAAAAAGAATCACCAATTCACTAAGAAGCATGGAATATGGAAATCAGTTTTAGAATAAAATAGGTAAAGTTCTTTTTCTATCATGCACAACACCTTATTAATGTAATAAAGCAGCACAACATAAAAGCTATATTAATTTCATGCAGATCACAAATATATGAAATATTTTTTTTCAATTTAAGATCATAATTTATTCAAAAAAAATAATATTTTTAATATATTTTAAATGTAAAGTGTATTCTTTGTTTTTGAAATTTTATAGAAGGAATACATATCAATTAATATAATTTAACAGCTCTGTATTTGGATAAACAATAAAAATAACCTTACTTTTATTTCAGCCAATATTTGCAACACAAAATATTTTTAAATTAACTTGAAACAATCGCAGTAAAAAGTGGTATTATAAAATGTTTTTTGAAGAAAAAAGATTCTTTTTAGTATTGAAAAAACATTAAATTTGCCTCATTGATATTTATGGATAAAAAGACACAAAAAAAACCGACTGAATCGCCTGAAAAAGGCAGAATCTTATCTAAGCCCCGCATATTTTTCGGGCTTACTTTTATACTTTTCTCTGCTGTTCTCGCCTTATCATTCATTTCTTATTTAATGAATTGGAAAGCAGACCAAAGTCAGGCAGGAACCATGCTTGATAAGAGTATAAAATCTTCAAACATTTTTGGTAAAGCCGGAGATTGGTTTGGAAATATTTTCATATTTGAAAGCATAGGTATAGCCTCATTTATTATAGCATTCTTATTTTTGGTTGTTGGAACCATGATCCTTAAAAAGAAAATCTTTAAACCATGGAAAACCATTGGACATTCTTTGTTCTTTATTTGCTGGCTTCCTATTTTCATGGGAGCAATTACTAAAGGGCAAGGTGTACTTGGAGGAGTATATGGATATCAGATCATGGATTATTTAAATGCCATTATCGGATCTGTAGGACTATGGACTGTATTAGCAGCCAGCATCCTTTTATATTTTATTCTTGAATTTAATCTTCGCCCTAGTTCTATCAAGGCAAAACTAAATAAGATCAATGAAAATACCATTGGAAAAGTAAAATCTATGATGCCTGATTCTGATGAAGACTTTGAAGCAGATGAAGACTTGAAAGAAGAAATAGATGAAAGTGAAGAAAAAGAATTAACTCCTAATGTTACAGTAAGTGTTATCCCCAATTCTCCTTCCTCTAATCCAATCAATAAAGTTAAAGCACCAGAACCGGTAGATATTCCAAAAGGATTCCCTGAGGTTTCGGCAGCAAGCAACATAGAAACCATCACCACTCCTAATCATACTTCATTTGATAACGAGCCTCAAGAGGTCCCGCAACCTGTTAGCTTAAATCTTTCTACAAAACCAACCATTCCGGTTTCAAGCCCGGAAGAAGCTTTTGATATCAGGCCATCTGTTCCTGTTTCTGCTCCTGCACCTGTAGTTCCTGCAATGCCAGTGCCGGTAAAAGAAGATATAAAGTTTAATGTGGAAGTAGCACCCGTAATTGACATATTGGATGATAGTGATAAAAATCACAAGAGCTTATAGAAAAGCACGGTTTATACGATCACAAATTGGATCTTGCGAACTTCCAGATGCCTCCTGTTGAACTTCTGAAAGATTATGGTAACGAGGAGATTTCTATTAACAAAGAAGAATTAGAAGAAAATAAAAACAAAATCGTTGGACTTCTAAAGAACTTCAATGTAGGCATTGCAGAGATTAAAGCGACCATCGGCCCGACGGTTACTTTATACGAAATTGTACCGGAAGCTGGAATTCGTGTTGCTGCTATTAAAAAGCTACAGGATGATATTGCATTAAATCTTTCTGCTCTTGGAATTAGAATTATTGCTCCAATGCCAGGAAAAGGAACTATTGGTATTGAAGTACCAAGAAAAAATCCTACCATGGTTTCTATGCGTTCTGTGATTGCTTCTCATAAATTCCAAAATACAGACATGGATCTTCCGGTTGTTTTCGGAAAAACAATTTCCAATGAGATCTTTATGGCTGACCTGTCAAAAATGCCTCACTTATTGATGGCAGGAGCAACAGGACAAGGTAAATCTGTCGGGATTAACGCCATCCTTACTTCCCTACTCTACAAGAAACACCCAAGCGAATTAAAATTCGTAATGGTTGACCCTAAAAAAGTAGAACTTTCTTTATATTCAAAAATAGAAAGACATTATCTGGCGAAATTACCGGATGCTGAAGAAGCCATCATCACAGATACCAATAAAGTAATCAATACTCTGAACTCTCTGTGTATTGAGATGGATACCCGATATGACCTTCTTAAAAATGCTTTCTGTAAAAACCTTAAAGAATACAACAAGAAGTTTACAGAAAGAAAATTAAATCCTGAAAACGGACACCGTTTCCTTCCTTATATCGTATTGGTAGTAGACGAGTTTGCAGACTTAATCATGACCGCAGGAAAAGAGGTTGAATTACCGATTGCCCGATTGGCACAGTTGGCAAGAGCCGTAGGAATTCACCTTATTGTTGCCACACAAAGACCATCTGTAAACGTAATCACAGGTATGATTAAGGCTAACTTCCCTGCAAGAGCAGCCTTCAGAGTAATTTCAAGTGTGGATTCAAGAACAATCCTTGATTCTCCTGGAGCTGATCAACTGATTGGTAAAGGAGACATGCTTTACTTCAACGGTAATGAAATCTTAAGGCTTCAATGTGCCTTTGTAGATACCCCGGAAGTAGAAAGACTTGCAGAATTTATTGGAGAGCAAAGGATACTCATCGGCTTTCATTCTACCGGAATATGTTTCAGAAGATGCCAACAGTTCTGCTGTAGGAGCCTTCGATCCTAATGAAAAAGATGCATTATTTGAAGATGCCGCAAGAATTATCGTTTCTACACAGCAGGGATCTACTTCCATGCTTCAAAGACAACTGAAACTAGGATACAACAGAGCCGGAAGAATCATGGATCAGCTGGAAGCAAGCGGTATCGTAGGTGGATTCAATGGAGCTAAAGCAAGAGAAGTTATTATCAGCGATCTTCATTCTTTGGAACAATTCCTTGAAGATTTAAGAAATTAAATATTCATTAAAGCATTACTGCAACAAATTAATCCCGGGTTATACTCAAACAGACATAATCCGGGATTTATATAAATAAGATTCGATAACTATTATCATGAAAATTACAATTAAACAAACTATTAAATTAGGTCTTTTTGCATCTACACTAACATTATCTTCCTGCGCATTAAGATCCGTTCCCAGCGACTACACTTCTGTAAAACTAGATGTAATCGACAATAATACACTAGGAAACGGCAAAGTACTGATCTATAATGGTGCCGGAATACTTCATCAAGTAGACAACACGGCAAGATTAAATATTATGCTTGACAGTAAATCTTTGGGACAGATCAGGCCAAGAGAATATGTAATTGTTGACTTAGGAATAGGAAACATGAGTTCACTGCTCTTCATATAGATATGGTAAATATGAGAAGTAAACATTTGGTGGATATCAATGAGCATACTAAAGTTATAAAAATTGAACCCACCATTACATCTAACAAATTAACCATTACCAATATGCTTCCTGAAAACTTCGACAAGTATATTGAAAGACCGGAAACAAGATAATTGAGAAATAGTATCCTTAATACTTTCCGTCTTGAAAAAGGTTCTTTTTGGAACAGTTTTTGGAAGAATAGCAGTAATACAGGGGAAAAGGGTTTTTGCTTTACCCTGATAAGTTTAAAATTATCTAAAGATTATTAAATAAAAAATGAAAAATATTATTTCAAAAGTTATACTAGGAAGTTTTGTTGTAGGTGCAGTGGGTATGGCTAATGCTCAAAAGATAGATGCAAAAGCTAAAAAGATATTGGATGATATTACAGCCAACTATAATTCTAAAAAGAATTCTTACTTCAAATTTTCTTTTGGAAGCGGCTTGAATGGGCAGGTCAACAAAACAGAACCGGGAATTTATTATACCGCTGGAGATAAATACAAGCTGAAGATCATGGATACAGAGCAGATCTTCGACGGAAATAAGATCTACAACATCAACGCTGATGATATGGAAGTCACCATTGCAAAGCCAAACGGCAGCACAACCATGTTCTCCCCTATCAATTACCTTACTACCTATAGAAATGAATACAATGTAACGTATAACGGTAAGAAACAGTGAACGGTGTAAATACAGACTTTATTAAACTTACTCCGGTAAAAGCAAACGGAATTCAATTTGTTTATCTTTTTGTAGATTCTGCGAAAAAACAAATGGTAAAACTAGAACAGCACGGAAACAATAAAGATGTGGCTGTAATTGCAATCAAAGAGTACAAAGAGAACCAGGATCTGGATCCCAATATGTTTGTTTTTGACAAAAACAAGTTCAAAAACTACGTCATTACCGAACTTTAAAAGTTGAAAATCAAAATGGTAAATTCGCCTTTTGATAATTTCAGTTCAGAAAAAAAATAACAAAATATAAAAGCCGCAAGTTTGCGGCTTTTTGATTAATTTTGGCGCATGTTAAAAATACTAGACAGATATATCATAAAAACCTTCTTTGGACCGTTTTTCTTTATATTCAGCGTATTGTTTTTCATTTTCATTGTAAACATTATCTGGGTTCAATTGGGACAGTTTATGGGAAAAGGATTAAGCTACTGGCAAATCCTGAAACTTCTTTTTTACCTTGGGGTGAACGTTATCAGTATGGTTCTCCCGCTCACCATCCTTCTGGCGAGTATCATGTCATTCGGAGAATTTGGAGAACGTTATGAACTAGCAGCGATGAAAGCGGCAGGAATTCCTCTTACCAGAGTAATGACCCCATTATTTGGGATTACAACCATTCTGGCAATTATGCTGTTTTTCTTTTCCAACAACATTATTCCGGACTTCCAGAGAAAAGCAAAGAATATGCTTTTTAATATCGCCCAAACCAAACCTGCGATCAACTTTACTCCGGGTCAATTTATCGATCAGATTCCTGGGTATATGGTGAAATTTGACAAGATTTATGGAGAAAATGGGGAGAATATTGAAGGGGTATTTGTTCACAAAAAAGCCAATACATACGAAAACCAACAGTCTGTAGTGGCAGAAAAAGGAAAATTTGTTCCTGCAAGCAATAAGAACTTTCTAAAACTGATCCTTTATAATGGCTATGTAGTTGAAGATAACTTTGCCGGAAAAGGGGAAGCAGTAAGACTAAAGCAGCCCGATCAGGCCATTAAGTTTGATACTTTGGTAAATCATTTCGATATCAGCGAAATCATTAACAAAGCCATCGAAAAGGAGCAGATTACGGATGACTACCGTTTTGAAACCTATAATCAACTCAACAAGACCATTGCAACCAGCAAGAAGGAAAATGCATTGTTCTTTAAAAATATCGGAACAGATGTTTTAAACCAGACCAATACGGTAGTGGGCTATATGGATCAGGGTAATAAACCTAAAGTAACACCCAAAGCACAAGTAAAACTGGATACGGTAAAAAGTGATAAAAAGCTTGAGATGATCTACAGCTCTTATAATAGACTTGAGACTCTTAAATCAACACTCGAATCCAAAAAGAATGAATTCAGTACTAATGTGAAGTACTTCAGTAAGGTTGTTATTTATCAGCAGAGGTACATCTCTTATTCGGTAACCTGCCTTATTTTCTTCCTGATTGGGGCGAGTTTAGGATCAATCATCAGAAAAGGAGGAATGGGACTTCCGGTAATTATTGCTATTGTTATCTTCATCATTTTCTATGTGATCAATGTTGGAGTAGAAAACATGTCCTGGAGTGGAAAAATGAACCCTTATTTAGCAGCCTGGCTTCCTAATTTCATTCTTCTCCCATTTGGAATCTGGATGACCTACAAAGCACTCACCGATTCGCAATTGTTTGATGCAGAAAAATACAAAGCACTATTCAAACCTATTACCAAAAGATTCTCAAAAAGTAAAGAGCACCAGAGATATCAATAATTTCATAAAAACAAAAAGACCCGGAAAAATCCGGGTCTTTTTGTTTTTATGAAAGATGGAAGCTGGAGGCTGGAAGCTATTTATAAGTATATTATTAAAGTTGATTGTTAAAAGCAATTGTAAACACTCATTGCAATGGAGTCTTTTGGATCATTAAAAATGATTCCACGTCTCACCTTTTATCTTTAAATAAGCTCCGGTTATTTTGCAAAAAACAATTAAGTCCCATTTCTATCATCCAGTTTCTCTGCTTCTCAAAAATTATTTTTCTCCAATCAATAAAAGTTTATATTTGCACAAAACTAAACTGTACATGAAAAAAGTACTGGCTTTAAGCCTTTTTGCGTTGGTTTCCTTTAATGCTTACGCACAGGAAGATAACAATACGGATTATGAACTAAGAAAAGATGAAAAATACGGCTATATTATCGACAAAAGTGGTAAAAAGATCGAAGGAATCGTAAGATTGAACGGAGATGCCATGTATCCTTGGAATAATCAGAAAAAAGTAAAATTTGTTCCTGTATCTGATATTGATAAATCGAAGAAGAAGCAAAAATTCAAAACATTAGACACTGATGATATCAAGGAATATGTTGCTATTGATGATAACAACAATGAAAGACACTTCGAAAACATCAAGTATACCAATACTAAAGAAGGTTTCAATACTGCAACAGGCGGTTTAAGTGGTAATATCAAAGCTTTTAATAACCTTACAAAAAGTACACAGTTTGCTGAGATCATAGCAGATGGAAAAATTAAAGTATACAAGCTATATGGCTACCCAACTACATTCTCTGCCGGAACCAGTCAGATGGCAACTGCTGATGCAGAAACCAAGAGAATGAGAGAAACTCCCTCTTATATTTATAGCAAAAAAGGAGGCAAGGTTGAAGAACTTACTTTTGCCAAAGCTAAAATAATTATAGCAGATTGCAGCTATGCAAAAAGCAAGATGATCAGCGGAGCTTATGCCTCACTAAAGAATGATGAAAAGAAAAGATCCGGACTTGGCAGATTGATCAAAAGCCAGATTGATGATGTAACGTCAAACATTCCGGAAATTGTCAATGAGGTCATTGTAGATTACAATGAAAATTGTAAATAACCGATCTAATATAAAAAGAAGAGACTCTGAATCCAGAGTCTCTTTTTATATTGTTAAAATTGATATACAAAAGCATTAATATTCATCCCTGCTCCTACTGAAGCAAACAGGACAACATCCCCTTTTTTAAGTTGATGATCCTCCAGCTCTCCTTTTAAAATCATGGCCAACAAAGATGGGATCGTTGCCACACTGCTATTTCCCAATTTATGGATAACCATTGGCATGATATGTTCCGGTGTTGAAGTATTATATAATTGATAAAACCTGTTAACAATCGCTTCATCCATTTTTTCATTAGCCTGATGAATAATAATTTTATTTAATTCATTAATTGAATATCCGCTATTATCAAGGCATTTTTTCATGGCTTCAGGAACATGCAACAGGGCAAACTCATAAATTTTCCTTCCATCCATTTTGATATATTTGGTGTCCGGACATTTCTCATTGTTATAAGATTTACCAAAGTATAAATAATCCTTTTCAGTGAAGGTAAAAGATGCAGATAAATGAGATTTTATTCCAGACTCATCATCTATATTCGTTTCAAGAACAGCGGCTCCCGCACCGTCAGCATAGATCATGCTGTCTCTGTCATGAATGTCCACCACACGGGATAGGGTTTCAGCTCCAATCACCAAACAACGTTTGGCAATACCTGCCTTGATAAAAGCATTAGCTTGTATTACTCCTTCAATCCAACCTGGACATCCGAACAAAACGTCGTATGCAACACAGAAATTATTCCGTATTCCCAATAAATGCTTCACTCGGGAAGCAAGGCTGGGAACCGTATCAGACTGAATAGTACCAAAACGGACATCTCCAAAATTGTGAGCGAATATAATATAATCCAGTGTTTCAGGATCTATCCCTGCATTTTCTATGGCAGCCTGAGCTGCTTTAAGTCCTAGATCTGAAGTAACTTGTGTACTTTTGGCATATCTTCTTTCTTCAATACCTGTAATCTTTTTTAATTTTTCTGTGATAGAGGCATTATTGTCTTTTAATAAAACACCCTCCTCATTGAGGAAAATATGTTTGTCAAAAAATAAATTGGTAATAGTTTCTGACGGGATATAGTTCCCCACTCCAATAATTCTGGTCATCATCTTTATGTTATCTATCCTGTTTTTATAGTACTTCAGGAATAATTCGATAAATATAACGATAATACTTATCAATATATTATAACAACTAGATAATTCTAATTAAATTGTAAACATTTTTTATAAAAAAAGAGGATTCCAAAACCGGAATCCTCTTTCTGTATTTTCAAAAACTGAAAATTATACTTTCATAATTTCTGCTTCTTTTGTCTTAAGATGCTCATCGCAAAGCTTTGTGTACTTATCTGTATAAGTCTGGATTTCTTCTTCCACACCTTTCAGAACATCTTCAGAAACTCCATCAAGTCTTTTAAGTTCTTTCAAACCATCCTGTCTTGCATTTCTAACTACGATTTTAGTTTGCTCAGTTTCACTTTTAGCTTGTTTTGCCAATTCTTTTCTTCTTTCTTCTGTTAAAGGGGGTACATTAAGAATAATGTTTTCTCCATTGTTAGAAGGTGCAAAACCTAAATTTGAATTGATGATTGCTTTTTCGATTGCGTTAATCGCTGTTCTGTCCCAAGGTTGAATAGAGATGGTCATGGCATCTGGAATAGAAACATTGGCAACCTGGTTGATTGGAGTCATTGCTCCATAATATTCAACCATTACATCCTGAACCATTGATGTAGAAGCACGTCCTGCTCTGATTCTTTGAAATGCATGGTCAAGGTGTTTTACCGCTGCGTCCATGTCCTGTTTTACAGATTCTAATATTAAATCTAATTCTTCCATTATTATAGTATAGTTTGATAAATTACACATTATTATACGCTTCTGAATAACAGCTATTTACACTTTCTCATTACCTGAAAAACCACTGTTTTTTACTATTCAGTGGTGCAAAAATAATGATTTTTGATATAAAGAAGCATAGCTTATCTATTTTTATTGAATATTACATCGGATAACCTCAATAATACAACATTAAAAAGAGGGAGTGATATCGTATAATTACTTAGAATATATTTTGGTTATTTCCACTTAATGAAAAGCGGTTCTTAATCCCTTACTTTACTATATCAATGTCGAGTGATTTTTTTAAAAAATTTAAAAAATAGCTCCATAGAAATAAATAATTCGATGACTTTACCATCACCTAACTTTTAATTATTAAAATCATGACAAATCCATCTTTAGATGCCTATCAACAGGTTTTTAGTATGGCAATCCTTGCCAATCGCGCAGGAGACTATAACGGCGGCGGTATAGAGCTGCAGCAGCAACTTCAATATGACTTGTCTTATTATTTCAACAATGTTCCGCCAGTGAAAATAATGGGACAAAATAATCCCTCAATTGTAGATCCTTCAGTTACTCCATTCTTAGGAAACTGGAATCTTGTTTGGGGTCCTGCTCTCATTGAAGAAACAGATGAACATGGTAAACATACCGGAGTTGCCGACAATGCATTATATGTAGTTCAGTGTGATACTGTTGCTTTTCCAGGAGGCCCTACCCTACCTACCTATATGGTCGCTATTGCTGCTACCAATCCTGCCTCCCTTTACGATTGGGAAACAGAGGATTTTTCAGTTTCAGAAGTAGTTAACTGGACAACATACGATCCAACCAAATTCACTCCATCAACATATAATGGTACTGATCCTTATATTTCAAAAGGTACAGCTATAGGAGTGAGTATACTTCTTGGACTTAAAAGCCCTAATCATGCAGCCTCACCCAACACTACTCTTCAACAGTTTCTTACTGGTTTAAAACCTAATCCAGAAACAGCAATTATATTTGGCGGGCATAGCCTTGCAGGGGCGTTATCTCCTACTTTAGCTCTTTATCTAAAGGAGAATAAGGATCTGGATGCCTTCGGAACAATTCTGGTATACCC
This is a stretch of genomic DNA from Chryseobacterium tructae. It encodes these proteins:
- a CDS encoding LptF/LptG family permease — translated: MLKILDRYIIKTFFGPFFFIFSVLFFIFIVNIIWVQLGQFMGKGLSYWQILKLLFYLGVNVISMVLPLTILLASIMSFGEFGERYELAAMKAAGIPLTRVMTPLFGITTILAIMLFFFSNNIIPDFQRKAKNMLFNIAQTKPAINFTPGQFIDQIPGYMVKFDKIYGENGENIEGVFVHKKANTYENQQSVVAEKGKFVPASNKNFLKLILYNGYVVEDNFAGKGEAVRLKQPDQAIKFDTLVNHFDISEIINKAIEKEQITDDYRFETYNQLNKTIATSKKENALFFKNIGTDVLNQTNTVVGYMDQGNKPKVTPKAQVKLDTVKSDKKLEMIYSSYNRLETLKSTLESKKNEFSTNVKYFSKVVIYQQRYISYSVTCLIFFLIGASLGSIIRKGGMGLPVIIAIVIFIIFYVINVGVENMSWSGKMNPYLAAWLPNFILLPFGIWMTYKALTDSQLFDAEKYKALFKPITKRFSKSKEHQRYQ
- a CDS encoding 3-oxoacyl-ACP synthase III family protein yields the protein MMTRIIGVGNYIPSETITNLFFDKHIFLNEEGVLLKDNNASITEKLKKITGIEERRYAKSTQVTSDLGLKAAQAAIENAGIDPETLDYIIFAHNFGDVRFGTIQSDTVPSLASRVKHLLGIRNNFCVAYDVLFGCPGWIEGVIQANAFIKAGIAKRCLVIGAETLSRVVDIHDRDSMIYADGAGAAVLETNIDDESGIKSHLSASFTFTEKDYLYFGKSYNNEKCPDTKYIKMDGRKIYEFALLHVPEAMKKCLDNSGYSINELNKIIIHQANEKMDEAIVNRFYQLYNTSTPEHIMPMVIHKLGNSSVATIPSLLAMILKGELEDHQLKKGDVVLFASVGAGMNINAFVYQF
- the frr gene encoding ribosome recycling factor; amino-acid sequence: MEELDLILESVKQDMDAAVKHLDHAFQRIRAGRASTSMVQDVMVEYYGAMTPINQVANVSIPDAMTISIQPWDRTAINAIEKAIINSNLGFAPSNNGENIILNVPPLTEERRKELAKQAKSETEQTKIVVRNARQDGLKELKRLDGVSEDVLKGVEEEIQTYTDKYTKLCDEHLKTKEAEIMKV
- a CDS encoding lipase family protein, yielding MTNPSLDAYQQVFSMAILANRAGDYNGGGIELQQQLQYDLSYYFNNVPPVKIMGQNNPSIVDPSVTPFLGNWNLVWGPALIEETDEHGKHTGVADNALYVVQCDTVAFPGGPTLPTYMVAIAATNPASLYDWETEDFSVSEVVNWTTYDPTKFTPSTYNGTDPYISKGTAIGVSILLGLKSPNHAASPNTTLQQFLTGLKPNPETAIIFGGHSLAGALSPTLALYLKENKDLDAFGTILVYPTAGPTPGEAAFAKLFNNTFPPLPSGWQPQTGNYQSWNTMHWNNLDVVPHAWAVSELEEIATIYGQATTNLTSALLNALQNMAINNSLKSKATYTRIQNQSLPGQLQHSGPNSISIETPPVTIHDYMFQLAVQHVGMYTGIPAVGTAPQVNGLILTQPLPQNPIKLAPGVTKVNELEMIIKIINQIIGWISNRYVLVEKESAKQNVEADQ